CAGTCGTTGGGCAATTTGTATTAAGTGCTCTTGTCTCGAAGCTCGGTCGCGTGGAATATATAGTTCAGTTTTTTAGTTATTTTACAATTCTAGGTAATGTAATGGTTCTGCTATGCTGTTTTTTTACTGTTTTCTGGTCAAAAAGTCGAATAGGCCTATTTTTTACTAAACCCGAAAGCATTACTGCCGTAACATTATACATTCTTATTGTCGGCATTATCTATAATACCCTTCTCCGCTTTCTGTCGCATCCACAGGGTTTGTCAATGGTGGTTGACGAGTTATTACATGTGGTCACTCCTTTGAGTTTTTTCCTCTTTTGGTGGCGTTTTTTGAGCAAGGAAACAATCCGTTGGAGTCATCTTTTTTATTGGTTGATCTTTCCATTAACCTATCTTTTTTATACGTTGTGGCATGGTTCGTTTTCTGGATTTTATCCGTATCCTTTTGTCAATGTTTCCGAATTGGGGATGGACAGGGTTATTTTGAACAGCTTTGGAGTAACCTTGGTTTTTGTCGTCATTGGTGCATTATTGATTATTTTGGGCAAGTGGCAAAACAGGCAGAGGTCTAAACGGATTAAAAAATAAGAAAACTCAAAGCTCTTCGATATTGTTATATCACAAAACGGCGTTTATTTTTTACTTTAAATGAATTGAAATGGTTATACGATTTTCTATCTGTGTCTCTTTGGTATTATGTACGATATGTTGTTTTGGTCAAGTTGATGTTGATAAAATGCGAGCCGAGTACGCTACTGCTGTTAAAAACAAGAAACTCTGTGAAGCGAATCTGAAACTACTGGAAAGAGCTGCCAATTCAGCAACGGAGAAGGGATACCTCGCTGCTTATGAAATATTATGGGCGAAACATATGGGCAATCCCTTTACAAAATTAGGTCAATTCAAGAAAGGGAAAAAGCTTCTGGAGGAAATGATCATGAAATATCCCGATAATATCGATTTACGTTTTATTCGTTGGAGTGTACAGACACATGCGCCCTCTTTTTTAAGCTATGGTAAAGATCGATTGCGGGACAAGGAATATTTGGTGCGCAACTTACATAAATTGCCCAATCCTAAGGGGCGAGAGGTGATCTATACGTATTTAAAAGAAGCAAATAGTTATCTCAAAGGCGAGCATGTCTTTTCACAAGCCGAATTGAATGAGCTCGCTAAGTAACAAGCGATCCATATAATGAGCGATCCATATAAGGTATGGTCATTCCGTTGCTTATTCATTGATGCTGCATAAAAATCTTCGCATAGGTCAAGTTTTTTTTGGATGAAAATTTTCAACTTTGCATGATCAATAGCAATTAAACTTTAAAATGATGAAACAGATATTTATTAATCTCGTCGTAGCCGATGTGAATAAGTCAATGGATTTTTATACACAATTGGGCTTTACGAATAATCCTCAGTTTTCCGACGAACAAGGCAAATGTATGGTTTGGAGTGAGCATATTTTTGTGATGCTTTTATCTCCGGATAAATTTAAAACATTTACAGAAAAACCGCTTGCAGATACAAAAAAACAGATTGCAGCACTACTTTCACTTTCTGTTTCTGGTTTGGATCGTGTGAACGAAATTGTTGATAATGGATTGAAAGCCGGAGGCATTGAACCAACGCCAATGAAAGACTACGGTTTTATGCAACAGCGAAGTATTGAAGATTTTGACGGTCATACCTGGGAGATATTTTATATGGATATGAGCAAATTTCCAGCGGCATAGAAATCATATCGGAATAATCGGTTATCGTAAAATCCCTTGAAGTCATGTAAGGGACTTTTTATTTTGTTGTTAAGGGTAGCGAAGTAGCTGAATGCCGACCATTGCTGATGCCGATTTTTTTAGCGGTGCCACGAATATTAAACCATCGGATGCGAATTATAGTTGTGCCTTGCGAAAAGCTGGGCTAGGGCTTACATTTGACAACATATCCGTTTGCTGTTTAGATAAACGGATTGAAATGATAAAACGGACTCTGACATAGCGTAATTAATGCTGTCTTAATGATTATTTCTAATACTATAATGCGAAATTATGTATTATTATTTATACTTCAAATGTGGTATTGCATTCATTCCAAATTGCTGATTCCCGATGACTATGACGCGACAACTATGACGATACATGCCTGCAATTGAGTAAGCCACAATTGTATTAAAGCAACACATGATCCTATTCATTTCAATGTGGCCTTATGCGCAAGTAGGGTATCAAAATATAAGTTTCGCGAGTAGCATTTCCGTAATGGTGCTTAAAATATAAGAATAGAACTACAGTAGTTCAGCTATTCTATTTTCTAAATCTTCTAGATCAAAAGGCTTGGCGAGATAGCTGTCTGCTCCAGCTTGTTGGG
The DNA window shown above is from Sphingobacterium thalpophilum and carries:
- a CDS encoding Pr6Pr family membrane protein, with product MEAQKSLKSVFAGSIGLITLFAVVGQFVLSALVSKLGRVEYIVQFFSYFTILGNVMVLLCCFFTVFWSKSRIGLFFTKPESITAVTLYILIVGIIYNTLLRFLSHPQGLSMVVDELLHVVTPLSFFLFWWRFLSKETIRWSHLFYWLIFPLTYLFYTLWHGSFSGFYPYPFVNVSELGMDRVILNSFGVTLVFVVIGALLIILGKWQNRQRSKRIKK
- a CDS encoding VOC family protein, with the protein product MMKQIFINLVVADVNKSMDFYTQLGFTNNPQFSDEQGKCMVWSEHIFVMLLSPDKFKTFTEKPLADTKKQIAALLSLSVSGLDRVNEIVDNGLKAGGIEPTPMKDYGFMQQRSIEDFDGHTWEIFYMDMSKFPAA